One window from the genome of Tachypleus tridentatus isolate NWPU-2018 chromosome 11, ASM421037v1, whole genome shotgun sequence encodes:
- the LOC143232644 gene encoding uncharacterized protein LOC143232644 produces the protein MARSLSKQNITELDFTSQQKGGTGNGTREYGTGSSGTYDTGGFLGLPESGGGYYGGGRTTNYSDINMNNTAFNKPAFGRSALAAAFNPKGIFAASLSPDSSFDYNYIKRDFQAYNEVLNRNGIGMTDKNDLVMGPVPRTSLYTPQPFNWDEQSYDW, from the exons ATGGCACGGTCTTTATCCAAGCAAAACATAACTGAATTAGATTTTACGAGTCAACAGAAAGGAGGAACAGGGAATGGAACGAGAGAATATGGAACAGGAAGCTCAGGAACTTATGACACTGGAGGATTTCTCGGCCTTCCTGAATCAGGAG gagGATATTATGGTGGAGGTCGCACCACCAACTACTCCGATATCAACATGAACAACACAGCCTTCAATAAACCTGCGTTTGGTAGAAGTGCCCTAGCGGCAGCTTTTAACCCTAAAGGTATTTTCGCAGCATCACTAAGTCCAGATAGCAGTTTCGACTACAATTACATCAAAAGAGATTTTCAG GCTTACAACGAAGTGCTGAACAGAAATGGAATTGGGATGACTGATAAAAACGATTTGGTGATGGGGCCTGTTCCACGAACTTCTCTATATACCCCTCAACCGTTCAACTGGGATGAACAAAGTTATGATTGGTAG